A region of Pseudomonas sp. Marseille-Q3773 DNA encodes the following proteins:
- a CDS encoding MoxR family ATPase — translation MKFEGTRDYVATDDLKLAVNAAITLERPLLVKGEPGTGKTMLAEQLAASFGARLITWHIKSTTKAHQGLYEYDAVSRLRDSQLGVDKVHDVRNYLKKGKLWEAFEAEERVILLIDEIDKADIEFPNDLLQELDKMEFYVYEIDETIKARQRPIIIITSNNEKELPDAFLRRCFFHYIAFPDRTTLQQIVDVHYPNISQALVSEALDVFFDVRKVPGLKKKPSTSELVDWLKLLMADNIGEAVLRERDPTKAIPPLAGALVKNEQDVQLLERLAFMSRRGNR, via the coding sequence ATGAAGTTCGAAGGCACCCGCGACTACGTCGCCACAGACGACCTGAAACTGGCGGTAAACGCGGCCATCACCCTCGAACGCCCCTTGCTGGTCAAAGGCGAACCCGGCACCGGCAAGACCATGCTCGCCGAGCAGCTGGCCGCCTCGTTCGGCGCACGGCTGATCACCTGGCACATCAAGTCCACCACCAAGGCCCACCAGGGCCTGTACGAATACGATGCGGTCAGCCGCCTGCGCGACTCGCAACTGGGCGTGGACAAGGTCCACGATGTGCGCAACTACCTGAAGAAAGGCAAGCTCTGGGAAGCGTTCGAGGCCGAAGAGCGGGTGATCCTGCTGATCGATGAAATCGACAAGGCCGACATCGAGTTCCCCAACGACCTGCTGCAGGAACTCGACAAGATGGAGTTCTACGTCTACGAAATCGACGAGACCATCAAGGCCAGGCAGCGCCCGATCATCATCATCACCTCCAACAACGAGAAGGAACTGCCGGACGCCTTCCTGCGCCGCTGCTTCTTCCACTACATCGCCTTCCCCGACCGCACCACCCTGCAGCAGATCGTCGATGTGCACTACCCCAACATCAGCCAGGCGCTGGTCAGCGAAGCACTGGATGTGTTCTTCGACGTGCGCAAGGTGCCAGGCCTGAAGAAAAAGCCGTCCACCTCCGAGCTGGTCGACTGGCTCAAGCTGCTGATGGCCGACAACATCGGTGAAGCGGTACTGCGCGAACGCGACCCGACCAAGGCCATCCCGCCGCTGGCCGGGGCCCTGGTGAAGAACGAGCAGGACGTACAGCTGCTCGAACGCCTGGCCTTCATGAGCCGGCGCGGCAACCGCTGA
- a CDS encoding DUF748 domain-containing protein yields the protein MRARYRWPLFGLASLIALLLALHLALPYLVRDYLNDKLADMGDYRGQVADVDLAWWRGAYQINGLKIVKTTGKVPVPFLDAPLIDLSVSWHALWYDRAVVAEVVFDRPELNFVDGGTKQNSQTGQGTDWRQQLEKLLPITLNEVRIDDGVLTFRNFNSKPPVNLKATQLNASIRNLTNIRDEQGRRDASFDGTALMVGDAKVESRATFDPFSNFDDFEFRLRATGIELRKLNDFASAYGKFDFNAGHGDVVIEAEATNGRLNGYIKPLLRDVDVFDWQQDVEEKDKGFFRSVWEALVGATETVLKNQPKNQFATRVELSGSVRKQDISAFEAFLQILRNGFIQAFNARYERDAPDSDRG from the coding sequence ATGAGAGCCCGTTATCGCTGGCCGTTGTTCGGCCTGGCCAGCCTGATCGCGCTGTTGCTGGCGCTGCACCTGGCCCTGCCCTACCTGGTGCGCGACTACCTCAACGACAAACTCGCCGACATGGGCGACTACCGTGGCCAGGTGGCCGACGTCGACCTGGCCTGGTGGCGTGGTGCCTACCAGATCAACGGGTTGAAGATCGTCAAGACCACCGGCAAGGTGCCGGTGCCGTTCCTCGACGCCCCGCTGATCGACCTGTCGGTGAGCTGGCACGCCCTGTGGTACGACCGCGCAGTGGTGGCCGAAGTGGTGTTCGACCGGCCCGAACTGAACTTCGTCGACGGCGGCACCAAGCAGAACTCGCAGACCGGCCAGGGCACCGATTGGCGCCAGCAACTGGAAAAACTGCTGCCGATCACCCTCAACGAGGTCCGCATCGACGATGGCGTGCTGACCTTCCGCAACTTCAACTCGAAGCCGCCGGTCAACCTCAAGGCCACCCAGCTGAACGCCAGTATCCGCAACCTCACCAACATCCGCGACGAGCAAGGCCGACGCGACGCCAGTTTCGATGGCACGGCGCTGATGGTGGGCGATGCCAAGGTGGAAAGCCGCGCCACGTTCGACCCGTTCAGCAATTTCGACGACTTCGAGTTCCGCCTGCGCGCCACCGGTATCGAGCTGCGCAAGCTCAATGATTTTGCCAGTGCCTACGGCAAGTTCGACTTCAATGCCGGGCACGGCGACGTGGTGATAGAGGCCGAGGCCACCAATGGCCGCTTGAATGGCTACATCAAGCCGCTGCTGCGCGATGTGGATGTGTTCGACTGGCAGCAGGATGTCGAAGAAAAGGACAAAGGCTTCTTCCGCTCGGTCTGGGAGGCGTTGGTGGGCGCGACCGAGACGGTATTGAAAAACCAGCCGAAGAACCAGTTCGCGACCCGCGTGGAATTGAGTGGCAGCGTACGCAAGCAGGACATCAGCGCCTTCGAGGCGTTCCTGCAGATCCTGCGCAACGGGTTTATCCAGGCATTCAATGCGCGCTATGAGCGTGATGCGCCGGATTCTGACCGAGGCTGA